The segment TTTCAGGAGAAATATCTTTCTTTTCCAGTAATAACGCTCTCAAAAAAGAAGGACACACTATGGAGGTAAAAACAATTACCATAATAAGGGAGGAAAATATAACGTCATCGAACACCCCTATATCCCTGCCAATCCCTGCTGTAATTAACACTCCTGCCAGTTTTATCGACATTCCCATACCTATGGCAAGGCGATTTACCTTTTTCTCAATCGGACAAAGACCGGAAAACATCTTTCCGGCAACAGCAACGGCCGTTAAGGCAAGCCCGAAGAGTATGGCATCTGCATTTAAAAGACTCTTCAATTCCACCTGTGCCCCCACCTGGACAAAGAGTATTGGCACAAGGATCTTATAAAATGGCCGTATAAACGATTCAACAGAGCGATACTCCCTGTCGTCAGAATCCCTTAATTTTACATTCCGCAGGAATAACCCTGCGGCAAATGCCCCAATTACCGTGTGAAGTCCGATTGATCCAAACATAAGGGCTAACAGGAGGGACAGCACTACCACGATAGGCAAGTTTAACCCTTCCGTTAACCTCCTTGTTAAGAAGTTTCCGAATCGTTCACCATACCGTAATATAGCTACTAAAACGACAGCCACGAAAATAAACGCAATACCAAATCTCATAAACATAACCGGCAGAGATATCCCTCCACTAACAACAAACCCGGTTATTACACCAAACGTTAAGAGTACAACAACATCAGTAAGAATGGAAGCCCCCATCATAATCCTACCATCCCGGGTATCCACTACTTTTAATTCGTTTAAGACCGCCTGTAATGATCCGGTACATGAATTACAAAGAACGATAGCCAGAAGAATTTTTGCACCACTTGAGGCATCCGGAAGGAGGAAATGGCCTAACATAAGACCTAACCCGACGGGTGCTATTATACCACCCATACATGTTAGAAAAGATGAGGTACCTACCTTCAATAAGAGTCTGAGATCCGTGCTAAGACCGGCTGCCAACAGAAGTAACAATGTCCCAAAGTAGGACAACATCTTTAAAAACGACGTTTCTCTCAGAAAATTGAAAAAATCATATCCGGTGATAAAATAGACATTGCCTAATAAAATCCCTATTATCACTTTTCCTACGACTGCAGGAAGCCCTACGATATTTGCAACCCAACCGCCTATCTTGGCAGCAATAAGGGTTATAATAACGGCAAGAATAACACCGTGGGTAGGATCTTCTTGCCATATATCCCAACTGCGTCTTACCTCTTTCCTCTCTTTTATTATTTCGGTGGAAGGTTCAGGAGGAATTACTTCTGTCACCGGAGGCTCTTCAATCTCTTCAACACGTACTTCAGCCGGTACTTCTTCAGGTTCTCCAGGCTCTGAAGGAACGACTTCTGCTATCGGAGGCTCTTCGATCTTTTCAATACGTACTTCAGCCGGTACTTCCTCAGGTTCTCCAGGCTCTGAAGGTGCTACTTCTGATACCGGAGGTTTTCTATCCTCTTCAACACGGACTTCCTGTGGTACCTTTTCTGGTTCTACAGGCTCAGAGGAAACGGCTTCTGCTGCCGGAACCTCTTCAACACGTACCTCCTCTGGTATTTCTTCAGGCTCTGGGAGTTCTTCTGACCTTTTCTCTTCATCAAAGGAAGACGAAGGCTCTTCTCCTTCTTCTGTTTCTGTAGCAGTATAAAGGAATTTACTATCTTCTATCCTCGTCTGGATTTCTTTTTCTTCTATTGGTAGCTGACGATCGTCAACCAAATACTCTTTTCCGGTTGCTTCTCCAGATTGTGACCGGAAATCTCTATCGGATACTGTAGGAAATAAGAGGGGCGGATAGAGTTGTTGTCTAAGGTGGAGTGTGTCCACCGGTTCAGGAGCAGAATACAGCGATGGCGGGTGCGTAACCGGGATTTTATCTTTCTCCTTAGCCTCTGATGAAATATCCTCTTTACCGACGGTTATTGACCGATACTTTTTATCAAGCGATTCCTTCTGAACATAGTCTTCTTTTTGAGCCTTTGCAGATTTCTCGCCTGAAGATTCTCTTGTGTCAACGAAATGCTCAATTTCCGTTTCATCAGGGATATAAATTTGTTGAAAATCTTCCGGTATTATCTGATCTTCTGCATTTCCCGCAGGTAGCCATTGTATAAGAATGCAATAGAAAGAAATTATTAATAAGATAAAAATCCGGTGTACCATTGACAATCCTTTACATTAGGGATGGTATTCCTATTTGATGATTATTCCCGTAAATTCTGATTTTATGTCAGGCTGCCTTTGGCAGCGACTTTTAGATATTCTGAGAGGCGAAACAATTTTAGTTTGTTTATTGTTCCTTATAAATCAAAATTACAGTTAATTTACCGCAACCTTTTCCGGCTTATTCTCCTTTTCTTCAGGAGGAGCGGGAAGGCTTTCCGGAGAACTCTCCTTCTTTTGTAAAAGTACTTTCAGAAGAGAAGGGCATACTATGGAGGTAATCACCATTACCATAATGAGAGAAGAAAATATAACTTCATCGAATATCCCAATATCTCTCCCAATTCCTGCAGTTATTAAGGTACCTGCCATTCTTGTTGACAACCCTACACCTATGGCAAGGCGATTTAGCCCTTTCTCAATTGGACAAAGACCGGAAAACATCTTTCCGGCAACAGCAACGGCCGTTAATGCAAACCCGAAGAGTATGGCATCTGCATTTAAAAGGCTCTTCAATTCCACCTGCGCCCCTACCTTCACAAAGAGTATTGGTACAAGTATCTTATAAAATGGCCTTATAAACGATTCAACAGAACGATATTCCCTGTCGTCCAAATCCCTTAATTTCACATTCCGCAGAAATAAGCCCGCAACAAATGCCCCAATTACCGTGTGAAGTCCGATTGAACCAAACATTAAGGCTAATAAGAGAGACAAAACTACAACAATTGGCAGGTTTAATCCTTCCGTTAGCCTCCTGGTTAAAAAATTCCCGAACCTTTCGCCATATCGTAATATCACAATTAAAACACTCGTTATAATAGCAATTGCAAGACCAAAGCTCGTTGACATGCTCAGGAGAGACATCCCCTCACCAACTACAAATCCGGTTATTACACCAAACGTTAAGAGCACAATAATATCGGTGAGGATGGTTGCGCCTGACATAATCCTACCGTCCAGGGTATTTAGTGACTTTAATTCGCTTAAAACTGCTTGCAGCAATCCGGTACTCGAATTACAAAGAATAACAGCCAGAAGAATTTTTGTACCAGTTGAGGCATCCGGAAGCAAAAGATTACCCAACATTAATCCTAAACCGGCAGGGGCTATTATACCACCAATACATGCCAGTAAAGATGAGGTACCGACCTTTAATAACAACCTGAGATCCGTGCTAAGGCCGGCTGTTAAAAGAAGCAGTAATGTCCCAAAATAGGATAACATCTTTAAAAACGGGGTCTCTCTCAGAAAATCGAAAAAATCCCAACCTGTAACAAAATAAATATTGCCCAATATCATCCCTATGATCAGTTTCCCTACAACCGCAGGAAGCCCTGCTATAGTTGCACCCCAACCGCCAAACTTGGCTGCAATTAGGGTTATAACAACGGCAAGGATAATACCGTGGGTAGGATCATTTGGCCATATATCCCAACTACGTCTTACCTTTTTTCTGTCTTTTATTATTTCCGGAGGGGGTTCAGGAGGAACAATTTCTATTACCGGAGGCTCTTCAATACGTATCTCCTCAGGTATTTTTTCGGGTTTGACAGGTTCCGCAGGTACAATTTCTGTTACCGGCGGTTCTTCTGCTCTCTCCTCTTCAATACGCACTTCCTCCGGTATTTCCACAGGTTCCGGTGGAACGATTTCAGCCACCGGAGGTTCTTTTACCTCTTCCGGTATTTTTTCGGGTTCAACAGGTTCTGCTGGAACAATTTCTGATACCGGTGGTTCTTCTGCTCTCTCCTCTTCGATCCGCACTTCCTCTGGTATTTCCACAGGTTCCGGTGGAACGATTTCAGCCACCGGAGGTTCTTTTACCTCTTCCGGTATTTTTTCGGGTTCAACAGGTTCTGCTGGAACAATTTCTGATATCGGTGGTTCTTCTGCTCTCTTCTCTTCGACCCGCATTTCCTCCGGTATTTCCACAGGTTCCGGCGGAACGATTTCAACTGCGGGAGGTTTTTTTATCTCTTCAACAGGCTCCTCTTCCGGTATTTTTTCAGGCTCAACAGGTTTGGCTGGAAGAATTTCTGTTACCGGTGGTTCTTCTCCCCTTTTCTCTTCAACAGATATTCCTTCCAATTTATCAGATCTTTCAGACTCTGAAGGAATGGTTTCGGCAATCGGCATCTTTCCGTCTTCTTTTTCATCTTCATCTTCATCTTCATCTTCATCTTCATCTTCAGCAACCTGTGCAGGTTCCCCGGCTACGACCGCTTCAGGGATTTGATATGGTCTTGTTTCATCAGCAAGAATAAAAAAAAACTCTTCCTTCGTGATGGCATTATGGGATTTATTGTCTATTGGAAAGTCCGGGATCTCTTTTTCTTCAATAGATAGTTGATGACCTTCAGCCTGCCGTTCTTTTTCTCTTTTTGTTTCAGTTTGTGGCTGATTTTCTCTGACAGATATTTCGGGAAATAACAGGGGAGGATAGAGCTGATGTCCAAGGTG is part of the Candidatus Jettenia sp. AMX2 genome and harbors:
- a CDS encoding cation:proton antiporter — its product is MVHRIFILLIISFYCILIQWLPAGNAEDQIIPEDFQQIYIPDETEIEHFVDTRESSGEKSAKAQKEDYVQKESLDKKYRSITVGKEDISSEAKEKDKIPVTHPPSLYSAPEPVDTLHLRQQLYPPLLFPTVSDRDFRSQSGEATGKEYLVDDRQLPIEEKEIQTRIEDSKFLYTATETEEGEEPSSSFDEEKRSEELPEPEEIPEEVRVEEVPAAEAVSSEPVEPEKVPQEVRVEEDRKPPVSEVAPSEPGEPEEVPAEVRIEKIEEPPIAEVVPSEPGEPEEVPAEVRVEEIEEPPVTEVIPPEPSTEIIKERKEVRRSWDIWQEDPTHGVILAVIITLIAAKIGGWVANIVGLPAVVGKVIIGILLGNVYFITGYDFFNFLRETSFLKMLSYFGTLLLLLAAGLSTDLRLLLKVGTSSFLTCMGGIIAPVGLGLMLGHFLLPDASSGAKILLAIVLCNSCTGSLQAVLNELKVVDTRDGRIMMGASILTDVVVLLTFGVITGFVVSGGISLPVMFMRFGIAFIFVAVVLVAILRYGERFGNFLTRRLTEGLNLPIVVVLSLLLALMFGSIGLHTVIGAFAAGLFLRNVKLRDSDDREYRSVESFIRPFYKILVPILFVQVGAQVELKSLLNADAILFGLALTAVAVAGKMFSGLCPIEKKVNRLAIGMGMSIKLAGVLITAGIGRDIGVFDDVIFSSLIMVIVFTSIVCPSFLRALLLEKKDISPESLPCVAEKKEPEPEKVAVN
- a CDS encoding cation:proton antiporter — protein: MIKRIPFLLPIFFYCIIVPWTPPGNAEGRKIQKDFQEFFLLDETEIEYLIGKKEFLDEKSAKTRKEDHFQNGSSDKKHQSITTDEMGVSSGPEDKIPHTQPLPLPSSPSVEEPPDPLHLGHQLYPPLLFPEISVRENQPQTETKREKERQAEGHQLSIEEKEIPDFPIDNKSHNAITKEEFFFILADETRPYQIPEAVVAGEPAQVAEDEDEDEDEDEDEKEDGKMPIAETIPSESERSDKLEGISVEEKRGEEPPVTEILPAKPVEPEKIPEEEPVEEIKKPPAVEIVPPEPVEIPEEMRVEEKRAEEPPISEIVPAEPVEPEKIPEEVKEPPVAEIVPPEPVEIPEEVRIEEERAEEPPVSEIVPAEPVEPEKIPEEVKEPPVAEIVPPEPVEIPEEVRIEEERAEEPPVTEIVPAEPVKPEKIPEEIRIEEPPVIEIVPPEPPPEIIKDRKKVRRSWDIWPNDPTHGIILAVVITLIAAKFGGWGATIAGLPAVVGKLIIGMILGNIYFVTGWDFFDFLRETPFLKMLSYFGTLLLLLTAGLSTDLRLLLKVGTSSLLACIGGIIAPAGLGLMLGNLLLPDASTGTKILLAVILCNSSTGLLQAVLSELKSLNTLDGRIMSGATILTDIIVLLTFGVITGFVVGEGMSLLSMSTSFGLAIAIITSVLIVILRYGERFGNFLTRRLTEGLNLPIVVVLSLLLALMFGSIGLHTVIGAFVAGLFLRNVKLRDLDDREYRSVESFIRPFYKILVPILFVKVGAQVELKSLLNADAILFGFALTAVAVAGKMFSGLCPIEKGLNRLAIGVGLSTRMAGTLITAGIGRDIGIFDEVIFSSLIMVMVITSIVCPSLLKVLLQKKESSPESLPAPPEEKENKPEKVAVN